One Cryptomeria japonica chromosome 9, Sugi_1.0, whole genome shotgun sequence genomic window carries:
- the LOC131061889 gene encoding uncharacterized protein LOC131061889 produces MEDGRRNGDGENYGNRINTNKANHVGNNGCGIDQNKGQNRGNNGNYGSGNGGGRNNGNNNGNINGGGSNGNNGNYSKNNGIMKNQRKHHVGRQALIIERYRQLDFTGIVGYPNQITNDLRLSIPKFSRNGVDSAEKHVINVKNIIEEFEIPHEDVFMKLLVQSLIEDVGDWKVAGKVAKRDDPKLYNSRVYRKDDLTKIMDMLKDLKGLVEDEEDKNEDYEPTVNAFSFDPYWGRNEDLSEEEEYSDVYQRRENLQYGIQHIFSNDDEDTPTLRKLFQEEIVPSLRNLTEEEKKAFTVATIEQVESNYQPRNRNVNNE; encoded by the exons atggaggatggaagaaggaatggagatGGGGAAAATTATGGGAACCGGATTAACACAAATAAGGCCAACCATGTAGGAAATAATGGATGTGGCATCGATCAGAATAAAGGacaaaatagaggtaacaatggcaatTATGGAAGTGGCAATGGTGGAGGTAGGAACAATGGTAACAATAATGGTAATATTAATGGGGGTGGTAGTAATGGTAATAATGGAAACTATAGCAAAAATAATGGGATTatgaaaaatcaaagaaaacatcatgTTGGTAGGCAAGCCTTAATCATTGAGAGGTATAGACAATTGGATTTCACTGgaattgttggttatccaaatcagatcactaatgatttaagattaTCAATCCCAAAATTTTCAAGAAATGGAGTTGATTCAGCAGAGAAACATGTTATTAATGTAAAGAATATCATTGAAGAGTTTgagattcctcatgaagatgtgtTCATGAAGTTGTTGgttcagtctttgatagaggatgTAGGAGATTG gaaggtggcTGGAAAAgttgctaagagagatgatccaaagctGTACAACTCCAGGGTCTATAGGAAAGATGATCTTACCAAAATCATGGACATGCTCAAGGACTTAAAG GGCTtggtagaagatgaagaagataaaAATGAAGATTATGAACCAACTGTTAATGCCTTCTCAtttgatccatattggggaagaaATGAGGATTTATCTGAAGAAGAGGAATATTCTGATGTGtatcaaagaagagaaaatttgcaaTATGGTATACAACATATTTTTTCCAATGATGATGAAGATACCCCTACTTTGAGAAAACTGTTTCAAGAAGAAatagtgccttctttgagaaacctgactgaagaagaaaagaaagcttTCACTGTTGCAACTATAGAACAAGTGGAAAGTAATTATCAGCCGAggaataggaatgtcaacaatgagTAG
- the LOC131061888 gene encoding uncharacterized protein LOC131061888, with product MDPSKVEAILSWPAPTNAIEVKSFNGLCSFYRKFIRNFSGICAPLIETIKGGRKCVFVWTNEASRSFETLKRKIAELPTLVLLDFHKFFVVECDASNRAIGGVLRQEGRPVAFFSEKFNEATKKYSTYDLELYAMVQALRKWRHYLLPKEFIVFTDNHALSFLNRQEKLHHRHVKWMEFLQSYTFTIKHKKGVANKVANALSRRSLTIQEVQLESAGIHTIKDMYATDDDFMEIYKRAKGQTSNAGLYTQLPIPSKPWDSVSMDFVLGLPRTKSGYDSVSTGMTPFQVVYGVHPRGIIELRDVSHLEKKSALAKDFVEERLPKEKYTKLLMKKLGPCKILKKCGNNAYKVDLPSSIGLSPIFNVADLYPYKGSVDDVFVAGESDFQQDESFKKISQPSMLEIESILDKRVIKHTRREVYYEYLVKWKHQPMEEATWMTKESIEKVGFQFESIATQGT from the exons atggatccatccaAGGTTGAAGCCATCCTGagttggccagcacctaccaatgCAATTGAGGTAAAAAGTTTTAATGGCTTGTGTAGTttctatagaaagttcattagAAACTTTAGTGGAATTTGTGCTCCACTCATagagaccataaaaggtggaaggaaatgtgTGTTTGTATGGACCAATGAAGCTAGTAGGTCATTTGAGACATTGAAAAGGAAGATTGCAGAACTTCCCACCCTTGTACTTCTAGATTTTCATAAATTCTTTgtggtagaatgtgatgctagcaatagaGCTATTGGAGGAGTCCTAAGACAAGAAGGGAGGccagtagccttctttagtgaaaagtttaATGAGGCTACAAAAAAGTACTCTACCTACGACCTTGAACTCTATGCTATGGTCCAAGCCTTGAGAAAATGGAGGCACTACCTACTCCCTAAGGAATTTATTGTGTTCACAGAcaatcatgctttgagttttcTAAATAGGCAAGAGAAACTTcatcatagacatgttaaatggatGGAATTCTTACAATCTTATACTTTTACCATAAAACATAAGAAAGGTGTTGCTAATAAGGTTGCTAATGCTTTAAGCAGGAGGAGTTTAACCATCCAAGAAGTTCAATTGGAAAGTGCAGGTATACACACAATAAAGGACATGTATGCTACAGATGATGATTTCATGGAAATCTATAAG AGGGCCAAGGGCCAAACATCTAATGCAGGATTATATACACAATTACCTATCCCTTCAAAGCCATGGGATtcagtaagtatggactttgtgcttGGTCTTCCAAGAACCAAATCTGGTTATGACAGTGT GAGTACAGGTATGACACCTTTTCAAGTTGTTTATGGTGTACACCCTAGAGGGATAATAGAACTCAGAGATGTTAGTCATTTGGAGAAGAAGAGTGCTTTGGCTAAAGATTTTGTAGAG GAGAGGTTACCTAAGGAGAAATATACTAAGTTGCTGATGAAGAAGCTTGGTccttgcaagatcctcaagaagtgtGGCAACAATGCCTACAAAGTGGACTTACCTTCTTCtattggtttgtcacctatttttaatgttgctGACTTGTATCCTTATAAAGGATCTGTAGATGATGTTTTTGTTGCAGGTGAATCAGATTTCCAGCAAGATGAGTCATTCAAAAAGATATCCCAGCCATCCATGTTAGAGATTGAGAGCATTCTTGACAAGCGGGTGATCAAACATACAAGGAGGGAAGTGTATTatgaatacttggtcaaatggaaacacCAACCCATGGAGGAAGCCACATGGATGACTAAGGAGTCCATTGAAaaggtagggtttcaatttgagaGCAttgcaactcaagggacttga